The nucleotide window GTGCCTCTCCCCTTGCAGGTGTGGGTATGGCCATGAGAAAAATGGGAAGCATGGCCAAACCCGATGTTTACATTATTAAGGATGGGGACACAATCACCGTAAAAACAGAAAGCACCTTCAAAACTTCACAGTTCAGCTTCAAGCTTGGTGAGAAATTTGAGGAGAATACATTAGATGGCAGGAAAACTCAGGTCAGTATGCTAGACTTCCTattgaaaaaacagaattcttTGGGTGTTTTACAGATGGAGATgctctttaaaaatcagttttcacaTCCACACTAACAACGCTTTATTTGATGAACAGCTGTCTCTGTAAGTCTCATTgaaataaattccttttttttttttcccccatggaTTAAGCAACTTCCAAAGAGGGAAAATGCTGAAACCAATAATGTCTTgtgtattttgttgttttcaatTTGTAGCAGAAGCATTGTGTTAGTAAAACTAACAGACCTCTAAATCCCTGTTAAAGCCACATGCCACTTCATTTGAAGCCTGTGGAAAAAATCTCATTGATGTTTAATCAGAGTCCGTTCAGCCCTAGGGCTAACCTTTCTGCTCAATCTCGTATTTGCATAACAAGAGAGCCCGCTTGGTGTGCGGTGGGATAACAGACACACAAGGCATACATGTGAATCGCAGTCCCTAATCTCCAGTTTTAGAAGGCAAAGAGCTTCTCCCTGCACCGAGTAAGGAGAATATTCATCCAAAAGGAGGTTGAACACAAGGAAGCCTTCAAATATGCCTctctcatttccatgagtgctCTCTGTGTaccattcccccccctccagccaCACACCGGTAATTCATCTATTATTGCAAGATCAGAGAAACGTTACACAAAAGCTCAAAGCCCTTGTACAAAGAGATTAACAGAAAACATCGGTCTGCTTTTGTTAATTGAAATTGTGCATGCTGTCAAAGGTCTGCCTGATGCAGGAATGTGTCAGAGCGGCGAGTAAACCGGCAGTGAGCTACTGCAGGAAGAGGATCAATAAAACATTTAAGATAATATCCTGGCTTTGTAGATGTCAATGGCAAAATCACTATTGAGTGAGCTGGGGTGggaatttttcctttggaataAGGTGTCGGAAAGCCTCAGTCTTCATCAAATGTCATGggtaaaatattaatgtttggGTTCTTCTTTCAGACCCTTGTCAGCTTAAAAGATGATGGGTCACTGATTCAGGAGCAGGAATGGGATGGCAAGAAAACTGTAATCACACGGAAACTAGTAGATGGGCAATTGGTGGTGGTGAGTCCAGTCCCACTTTCTGATCCTTGAGTGCTGCTGGCCAGTAGCCTGAAAAGTAACTCTAAAAGATCTTTTTCCTTATAGTCTGTACTCAGGCAAATTAATAAATCCATCTCTTTATCTTCTAGGAATGTGACATGAATGGTGTCAAATGTGTTAGAGTCTACCAGAAAGCATGAGGACGTCATCATGTTCAGTAGGAACTTGCTACAAACAACTCAGTTCAGTGGACAGAGCTCCTTTACACTCcgtattttccttttccctgttttctagTATTTCAATGGACTGAGTAGCTGAGTGCAATCCTTTTTAAAAGCCGTGATGTAACTATTATGTAACTATTCTGAATTTATGAGGCTGTTAAATAAAATTGTCAAATATATGAAGTGGAAATGTTGTTACTATAGTGGAATTTTAAAGTGAGGTTTTATAAAAACTCATTTTGGTTTTAGGCTCTACTACAAACTGCCTTCAGTTCAAGATTATGCAATATATGGCAACAGTTAACAGCAAGCTGAATTTTGACTAGCACCCTTAATTGCTAAGGTAGCAagatctgaaacagaaaaaacattcagaGTTCAGGCTCTAGAGTTTTTTCTAACTTGCATGTTCGAAGGTAAATAGAATGGGATGGGTATAAATAAGAGATAAGCTTTGTTGGTGTTTAAGTAGAGGAATGTATTTTCAGGGgttagtttgttttttcatgtttcaaacCCACAAATTTCTtatctgaaaaaatatatactggTGAGCCAATGTAAACTTAAGCAAACATGTACATGCTTTGCTGAAAGGAAGCCTTATTTTGAGAAGACTCTTAGTTTTCCTAGCAAAATTCTTATTTCCTGtctaataacattttaaaaattcttaacCAAAATTACTGAAATACTGCCTAAAACTTAAAgcctcattttattttattttatttttaaactggctTGAAACACCTAGAAATGGAGTTTATATGCTTTAAAGTGCCATAATAAATAATCAGAAATATCGGTGTCTTGAGTATTACTTTTACACTGGTTGGGAAACAGAGCCTACGATGCTACTAATCTTCCAAAGAGATGTCAGAccagataaaattaaaaaggtttAGGTGAATTTCTGTCACACCACATGAATGTGTCCTAAAAGTGAAACTATTTGGTGACAGGTGATGGGAAGATTTCTATCAGATTCAGAAGCCTAGGCGATCATGTAATTGCACACTTCCAGTTTGCAGCATCAGTCATTGCAGAATCCATTGCTACTTCAACCCTACTGATATTTCAGCTGCTCAGTGCATGTATCTTATTACTGAGCTTACCCTAATAGCAGAGAAGTCTGCTCTTCTTATGTTCATCCTACCAATCAtggaaaattacttttcccatAATTTTGGACCATTTATCCTTTTCATAATTTCCTGACTATTTATGAATCATCCCCTTTACCTATGTCATCTGAAAGAATTTATAGCTGGAGcatatttctttcaattttatttttcatgatctgtataaaagtaattatttttcctggtCCCCTAATGTCTCCTTTTTGAATTGGCCAATCTTCATATTACCGTCATTTAGTATTTTTCCTGACTTTAATGTGAACCCTGAAGATCTATGCCGTATTCTTATACGGGACattagaaacagatttttttttgttattaggGGAAGGAATCTCCTTGTAGAAACAACAGAAACTAAAATGATCTGATGAGGAACCTGATAAGTTTGCAATCAGAAATACACTAAATAGTAGCAGGAGAATGGGCGCAGCCATCCATGGCATGGTATGAAAATCCTGCCTCCCTTCCAAAAGAAATAACATTACTGCTTGAAGTGGGACATTATGCTTTCTTTGGGGTCACTGGTCTATCACTTACAGCTGCTTGTTTGCTCTTCTGATACTGGGTAGTGTTAATTGTTTATCTTTAATTTGAATGGAAAAAGCTCCCAATGTCTTTCATAGGACATCCGTTTTGATTACAATGAGATCACTTCTTgtaaaacaaaaggcagaagagTATCTTTTTAgagcaatttcctttggaaacaaggcttataaagtctgtgtttgtgtgtgtgtgttctctGATTTCAGCCACATGCGAAGTAGAGGCTAGAGGTCCCAAAGATAATTATTCTTCCACAAATGTCATGAAAATAGGCAGCCTGATGAAGCAGATAGACCATTAAGTGCCTTGATGATAGAAAGACTGCACATGGAAGTGACATTTTGTTTGAcattaaatggaagaaaaacatcatAAGCCCTCTTGGCACACATAAGTTATCTTAAACACAAAAGTTGACCAATGGTAAGATGCAGATCAACAGGAAACTGGAATTCTTTAGAGCTAATTCTCCAGAACTACTTAGGCTCacatatttatttgctttattttgatgTTAGCTTCCGCCTATGTTGCTGGCAACTTCAATGTAAGTGTACTGTGACCAGGAACTACCATATATGCAACTATTTGTGTTAGATTACACCATATACTTAAAATGATAATTGTTTTATAGTACTGCAAGCCAAGATTTATAATGCTCAAGACTTGAAAATATAACTCATTTCCAGATTCCTTCTATTCATTATTACACAAACCAAAAGTTTTACTCTTCATGAAGGGTGTATACACAATGTTCTCATCAGTGTAAAATAACCGGTTGTCCTGAGATTTGAGTAACTCTCTGTAGTAGTTCACTATATCACACAACAAGGTGGTGGAAAACAAAGACTtctgaaaacaactgaaaaagaagaaattatgcATTATCCAGCCAGGACTGCTTTATAATGCTACAGAATTATGAAATAAGGAGACAAGTTTTGTTGTGACATTTTAGcacatgtttttgaaaatattttggagggATAAAAGAAACATGTTCAGCAAACTGAAGCTGCAAGTAAAACTTGCTCAAAGAGAAGCAGTTTCCATGTCCACTCCAACACATGTTCATTTAAAGTCACGAGCAGTGTCCAATTTATATCTTTCTATCTCACTGTCTTCTCAAATTGGTGTAGTTCTGCTGTTTCCATaggagggggtttgggggttttgtttgtttggttggggtttttttgggggggggaggttggtgGTGAACTGGGGTaagaaaatgaagttgtttAGCAATTTAGATCTGATATTCTATCACATTAGGGAAATCTCTTGTCTGAGCTTTCCAGGAACAGTAATGAAACAGCACCGTGCTTTGGGGAGAGCGCACCGGCTTTATACAATGCTCAGACTATCAAAGATTTTCCTGTTATGGTTTGGTTACatgatttatttcaaaattgttATCCTAGTCTGCCTGCAGTCTCTGCAATTAATACTggcctttcctcttcctctcccctccctacCTTACACATGCACTTCAGAtcaaagttttttaaaaaacaaagtcaatGATGGGAAATCTCTCAGTTTTCTTCACTTAGGGTCCCACTGTTAGCTGTCAGCTGTCCTAAAAAAAGGCAGCCATTATTTCTTCAAGTGTGGAGGTCAAGTGTAGGAAGATAGTTTTGCTCTGCCAACAGCTACTTGGGCAATATTAACTGTGAGATTCAAAcatccaaaaagaaaatgaatcatTAAATAGGCActctatgtttttttttttcagattagaaCCTAAAAATCTGGTATTGTTGATTCTAGTGAGTATAAACAATAAACAACCTTATCTACTTCTACATAATATTATGTCAAATATATTCTGTTGTTCATAAAGCAGTCCATTCAAAGTAACTCTTATTAAAGCCAGATGCTGAAAGTAAGTGCCCTGTAAGTATTTTTCAGGGCTCCAAGGGTCTTTGACCATGGGGCTTCCCCCGACCCCTGCCCATGAGCCCAGGAGCAGCATTTCAGCACAGCCTGGGGCATCAGTCCGTGCCTGAGTTAGCTGTCAGAGGTTCAGTCTCCAGCTCAGATACCTGCATATTTTACACAAAAATTCATGCATTAAACTAATTTCTGTGAAGGAACTGCCATATAAAGGGCTTGTATTCTACTTAAAGttgttttacaaaaataaaagcactaatGTAGGCCAGCTCCAATCAAACCTCTCTTGGTGACTCCTTCCCTGCCTGAATATGTGCTAACACAATGAATGGATTAGAAACCCTTTGCACTATGTTGATTATTTGTGCttgtagggggaaaaaaatcccacacagTTTGATAGTGGATGAGAGCAAGTTAACatatattatttattctttgaTGCCTCATTTCAGCCCCATTGTTCAGCTCTGGGAGGATTTAGCACTATTTTCATAGGTTTGGGGGACAATACAGCATCTGTGTAAACACATTTTTGTCCCATGGTTCTCCTTCTAGTTTTGGCTTTTCAGCCCTTGTACATCAAATTAAGATTTTGTTGACACCTCCCAGAATGGTTTTACTTCATACTattatttcagaggaaaaggaaacacTATTAGAGACCTGGCTCCCAAGAGTGAAATTGGCTTCCTTTCCAGCAAAACTGCTTCCAAAATCAATTCCCTCTACCAGGGATTATATTCTGGACATATTTACAGGTGAAGTCCATCAcagtttcagaagaaatgtAAAGTCTCAGCAATAAGTGCAATCCAGAATCAGATTCAGATAATGTCCTGCAAAAATTTACTGAATCCCAGATAGCTGagactttaaaacaaataacaCATTTGTCACTGATCACAGGTGTACACTCTGAAATTAAACACCAGAAGCAAATATCACACTCTGAGGACTGTGCAGACTACTTACCTAGGACTGGACATTTGCTCCCACATGCATAGCATCTGGTTCCCTTGGTAATTCATGCTTGAGACCAATGAGTCTACCTTCAGAAAAGGCATCAGCTAAGGATGCAGCTTAGCTCATTGTGCAGTGTGAGTGTCCAACAGAAAATCAAGGGACTGAGTGCAATTttcaggctgggctgggggtgcatTGCTGCTGCACACCCCAGGGGCATTCTGGCTCTGCAGCTTGATGTCTTTTGGGACCATGCGGTATAGTCCTGTATGATGAACAGAAAATTTGAAATCATAAAGAATAGGGTAGCCTGCATCTCTTGACCTCAATCACAACCATGGACTGAGATCAGAGAGTCCATGACAGGGAGTTTCTGGAAACCCCTGGAGTACAAGGGCTCTTTGGGTATATGGAAAGTTGAGCTGAAGGCAACTCAGACTGACTCTTTGCTCTAGAAATTATGGGCAGGCCTTGTTAAGGCTTTGCAATTTAATCCTATAAGTAGCCCAGTGAACTAGAGGAGTAGGAATCATGCCTACTCTATTGCAAAGtgcaattaaagcaaaatatcattaatattttccctttccaaaaTGTGTAAAGCAATAACTGATAGTGGGATTTGCTCTCCATGTTTTCTATTGTCTCTTCGCCACTCATTCTCCTCAACCGCCTTGCTTTGTACAGATTTAATTgtatacaaataaaattcataaaatGGGATGTTTCTAttcttttacatttatttttttctcttggtgaGATGCAGAATGAAAATGCAAGCTGC belongs to Haliaeetus albicilla chromosome 3, bHalAlb1.1, whole genome shotgun sequence and includes:
- the LOC104323255 gene encoding fatty acid-binding protein 5 is translated as MAIDAFLGKWCLVSSEGFEEYMKELGVGMAMRKMGSMAKPDVYIIKDGDTITVKTESTFKTSQFSFKLGEKFEENTLDGRKTQTLVSLKDDGSLIQEQEWDGKKTVITRKLVDGQLVVECDMNGVKCVRVYQKA